In Campylobacter porcelli, the sequence AATTAGTCTTTATAACTATAGTTGTAGCCATCGGACTAATTGGAATGATATATGTGATAAAATCTGATAAATAGACTATAAACTGCCTTGATTTCTTAGCTGCATTTTTCGCAAATGCCTTTGATAACGGCACTTTTAACGCTCTTACCGGGCAAATTTGGTATCTCTATCTCCTCCATTTTATGGCATGTCTCACATACGAAATATGCCTTGGCATGGTCTGATAGCTCATAAAAACTCTTATGCTCTATCTCATTTTTGATAACCAAATTTTTGCTTAAAAGAATATCTAAATTTCTATAAATTGTCGTTTTATTTGCTTTGATTTTAGATAGAAATTCGTCATAGCTTATAGGTCTATTTGACTGTTGCAACATCTCTACTAGCTCCACTCTAAGCGGAGTTACGGCTATATCATGATTTTGTAAAAAAGTAGAAGCTAACATTAATTCCCCTTTCTTATCCAAAATAATATCATAAAAAGAATTAAAATAAGCAAAGCTAAATTTTAATTTTAAGATGCAACTAAGTTGCATATGATATAATTTCCGCATTTTAAATTCAAAAAAGGAATGAAAAATGAAAAAACTAATCTCCGTTTTATGTATAGGTGCGGCATTTTTGCACGCAAAGCCTGTTGTAACTACTAGCATATTGCCTACAAAATATTTCGTTGAGCAAATAGCAGGCGATAGCGTAAATATCAATCATATGGTAAATCCAGACTCTGACCCACACATATACGAGCCACGCCCAGAGCAGATGAAAAATTTAGAAAAAAGCGATATTTTCTTTGCTGTTGGTATGGAATATGAAAATAGTTGGCTACCAAAATTTGCAAAAAACTATCCAAATTTGGATATTGTAAAAACTCAAAAAGATGTCCCAATGCTATCTAGCGTAGATCACAAGCACCACGATCATCAGCATGATAATCACAAAGAGCATAAAAAGAGCTATGATGGAATTTTTGATGATAAAGATATAAAAGATAGGGATATTAGTGATTGGAATGGAGAGTATAATAGCATATATCCATATTTGCTAGATGGTAGCTTTGATATTGTATTAAAGGCCAAAGCGAGTGCTCCAAATAGTAATAAAAATTTCAAAGAGTATAAAGAGTATTATAAAAAAGGCTATAAAAGCGATATAAACCGCATAGTTATAAACAATGAAAATATCAGTTTTCA encodes:
- a CDS encoding Fur family transcriptional regulator codes for the protein MLASTFLQNHDIAVTPLRVELVEMLQQSNRPISYDEFLSKIKANKTTIYRNLDILLSKNLVIKNEIEHKSFYELSDHAKAYFVCETCHKMEEIEIPNLPGKSVKSAVIKGICEKCS